The following coding sequences are from one Limnobacter sp. SAORIC-580 window:
- the ntrB gene encoding nitrate ABC transporter permease, which produces MMNTDTLERLQTAPKVKSKPFVETAAFKQLKESMGKIVPPIVIMSILLLIWEILCSGEGARLPGPSKVITDTWELITNPFYNNGGSDVGMAWQILASLERVAMGYSLAVVVGVALGVLVGQSTWALRGLDPLFQVLRTVPPLAWLPLSLAGFQDGNPSAIFVIFITAIWPIIINTSVGIRNIPEDYRNVSRVIQHNGIEYFWKIMLPAAAPYIFSGLRIGVGLSWLAIVAAEMLIGGVGIGFFIWDAWNSSLISDIVLALVYVGIVGFILDRCVAWVGNKITRGTSAG; this is translated from the coding sequence ATGATGAATACCGACACACTTGAGCGACTACAAACCGCCCCCAAGGTAAAAAGCAAACCCTTCGTTGAAACCGCTGCCTTCAAGCAATTGAAGGAGAGCATGGGCAAGATTGTTCCTCCGATCGTCATCATGAGCATTTTGCTGTTGATCTGGGAAATTCTGTGCAGCGGCGAAGGTGCACGTTTGCCCGGCCCAAGCAAAGTCATCACCGACACTTGGGAATTGATCACCAACCCGTTCTACAACAACGGTGGAAGCGATGTGGGCATGGCCTGGCAAATACTGGCCAGCCTTGAACGTGTGGCCATGGGCTACAGCCTGGCAGTGGTGGTGGGCGTTGCGCTCGGTGTGTTGGTGGGTCAGTCCACCTGGGCCCTGCGTGGTTTGGATCCTTTGTTTCAGGTACTGCGCACCGTGCCCCCGCTGGCGTGGTTGCCTTTGTCGCTGGCGGGTTTTCAGGATGGAAACCCGTCTGCGATTTTCGTGATCTTCATCACGGCCATTTGGCCGATCATCATCAACACTTCAGTGGGCATTCGCAACATTCCCGAAGATTACCGAAACGTGTCACGCGTCATTCAGCACAACGGCATTGAGTACTTCTGGAAGATCATGCTGCCTGCAGCTGCGCCCTATATTTTCTCGGGCCTTCGTATTGGTGTGGGCCTTAGCTGGTTGGCCATTGTTGCCGCTGAAATGTTGATTGGTGGTGTGGGCATTGGCTTCTTTATCTGGGACGCCTGGAACAGCTCGCTGATCAGCGACATTGTTCTGGCACTGGTCTACGTGGGTATCGTCGGTTTCATTCTCGACCGTTGCGTGGCCTGGGTGGGCAACAAAATTACACGCGGTACATCTGCAGGTTAA
- a CDS encoding TRAP transporter substrate-binding protein gives MTDSVNNQKRRDFIKGTSVAAVGAGAMAFPMISTAQTVNMRFQSTWPQKDIFHEYAVDFADKVNSMTGGRLKIEVLPAGSVVKAFDLLDAVNKGTLDGGHGVIAYWYGKNAAVALWGSGPSFGMDANMLLAWHKYGGGKELQEEIYKELNMDVVSFMTGPMPTQPLGWFKKPVTKAEDLKGLKFRTVGLSVDMFTKMGVAVNALPGGEIVPAMDRGLLDAAEFNNASSDRLLGFPDVSKVCMLQSFHQSSEQFEVMFNKTKYNKLPAEIKAIIANAAEAASADMSWKAIDRYSKDYAEMQSKDGVKFFKTPDSILKAQLAAWDAVTKEKAASNPMFKKVLDSQRAFAARAAKWQADTSVDFKMAQAFYAQKK, from the coding sequence ATGACTGACTCAGTGAACAACCAAAAGCGCCGCGATTTTATCAAAGGCACATCAGTGGCTGCAGTAGGTGCAGGCGCCATGGCGTTCCCCATGATTTCCACTGCTCAAACAGTGAACATGCGCTTCCAGAGCACATGGCCCCAGAAAGACATTTTCCACGAATATGCAGTTGACTTTGCCGACAAAGTAAACAGCATGACCGGTGGTCGCCTGAAAATTGAAGTACTGCCAGCTGGTTCAGTGGTAAAAGCTTTCGACTTGCTGGATGCGGTGAACAAGGGCACACTGGACGGTGGTCACGGCGTGATCGCTTACTGGTACGGCAAGAACGCAGCGGTAGCGCTGTGGGGTTCAGGCCCTTCTTTCGGCATGGACGCAAACATGCTGCTGGCCTGGCACAAGTACGGCGGCGGTAAAGAGCTGCAGGAAGAAATCTACAAAGAACTGAACATGGACGTGGTGTCCTTCATGACTGGCCCAATGCCAACCCAGCCACTGGGCTGGTTCAAAAAGCCAGTGACCAAGGCTGAAGACCTGAAAGGTCTGAAGTTCCGTACCGTTGGCCTGTCTGTAGACATGTTCACGAAAATGGGTGTTGCAGTTAACGCATTGCCTGGCGGCGAAATCGTTCCAGCGATGGACCGTGGCCTGCTGGATGCAGCTGAATTCAACAATGCATCTTCAGATCGCCTGTTGGGCTTCCCAGACGTATCCAAAGTTTGCATGTTGCAGTCATTCCACCAGTCTTCCGAACAGTTTGAAGTCATGTTCAACAAGACCAAGTACAACAAACTGCCAGCAGAAATCAAAGCGATCATCGCCAACGCTGCTGAAGCTGCTTCTGCCGACATGAGCTGGAAGGCAATTGACCGTTATTCCAAAGACTACGCTGAAATGCAAAGCAAAGACGGTGTGAAGTTCTTCAAAACACCTGACAGCATTTTGAAAGCTCAGCTGGCTGCGTGGGATGCGGTGACCAAAGAAAAGGCCGCCTCAAACCCAATGTTCAAGAAAGTACTTGATTCGCAGCGTGCATTTGCCGCACGTGCAGCCAAGTGGCAAGCCGACACATCCGTCGACTTCAAGATGGCACAAGCGTTCTACGCACAAAAGAAGTAA
- a CDS encoding choice-of-anchor I family protein, giving the protein MTKTKLQLFALSTIAAATLVACGSDNNTPPAVSSSETTSISRLSTYNSGIYDASAAEIPAYDPVSQRLFVVNAQAGAIDVLDLSDPENPVLEQTLTTNAIRMGSVVNSIAVANGILAVAIEDATKTNPGLAAFYNTETLTLISSIAVGAQPDMIVFTPDATKVLTANEGEPSDDYRIDPEGSVSIIDISTPATPTVATASFSGFNAATLRAAGARIYGPTNTAGGSIMNGASAAQDIEPEYITISQDNTTAFVTLQENNAIAKINIATATVTDIFPLGEKDHGLAGNEFDASDEEDGAINIRTWPGVRGLYLPDAMASYSVGGVTYLVTANEGDARAWGEDNDDYFAGDATLGFVEEFRVKHLVNANGWAGRLNDDLPPQLNALVAGGNGGGLLNPLVFGYCGATATSPGACRADNMLGRLNITWTMGYQKDVNGNPVLYDAATGLVSPTGTRIMYDRLYSYGGRSFSIFDENGALVFDSGAEFEKFFASDECMAGSARNIPCKDFFNSGHDEGNALDSRSDAKGPEPEGIAIGTVGTKTYAFIGLERFGGVLIYDITNPAAPFRVDYLNTREIWDMEPEDATTPEQLAAFGDLGPEGLVFIAAADSPTGNDLLVVSSEVSGTTSTYSLNLPR; this is encoded by the coding sequence ATGACAAAGACAAAACTTCAACTATTCGCACTCAGCACGATTGCTGCTGCCACTTTGGTTGCCTGCGGCAGCGACAACAACACCCCTCCTGCGGTCAGCAGCAGCGAAACCACCAGTATTTCAAGACTGAGCACTTACAATTCTGGAATCTATGATGCATCAGCAGCAGAGATCCCGGCATACGACCCGGTAAGCCAACGCTTGTTCGTGGTCAATGCACAAGCCGGGGCTATCGATGTACTCGACTTGAGCGACCCGGAAAACCCTGTGCTTGAACAAACACTGACCACGAATGCAATTCGTATGGGCTCAGTGGTGAACAGTATTGCAGTAGCCAACGGTATTCTGGCGGTTGCAATTGAAGACGCAACAAAAACCAACCCTGGTCTTGCGGCCTTCTACAACACAGAAACGCTCACCTTGATCAGCTCCATTGCTGTGGGTGCTCAGCCCGATATGATCGTGTTCACGCCCGATGCCACCAAAGTATTGACAGCCAATGAAGGTGAACCAAGCGACGATTACCGGATTGATCCTGAAGGCAGCGTCAGCATCATAGACATTAGCACTCCAGCGACCCCCACAGTAGCCACCGCAAGTTTCAGCGGTTTCAATGCAGCCACCTTGCGCGCTGCTGGGGCTCGTATCTACGGGCCAACCAACACTGCTGGAGGCAGCATCATGAATGGTGCCAGTGCCGCGCAGGACATTGAACCTGAATACATCACGATTTCACAGGACAACACCACCGCTTTCGTCACCCTGCAAGAGAACAATGCAATCGCGAAAATCAATATTGCGACCGCCACAGTGACCGATATTTTCCCATTGGGCGAAAAGGACCACGGCCTGGCGGGCAACGAATTTGACGCATCCGATGAAGAAGATGGTGCAATCAATATTCGTACATGGCCCGGTGTTCGTGGCCTGTACCTTCCCGATGCCATGGCAAGTTACTCGGTTGGCGGCGTAACCTACCTGGTAACAGCGAACGAAGGAGACGCCCGTGCCTGGGGCGAAGACAACGACGACTATTTCGCAGGCGATGCAACACTCGGTTTTGTTGAAGAATTTCGTGTCAAGCATTTGGTGAACGCAAATGGCTGGGCGGGTCGCCTGAATGATGACCTGCCACCACAATTGAACGCACTGGTTGCAGGCGGTAACGGTGGCGGTTTGCTCAATCCACTGGTATTTGGCTACTGCGGTGCCACAGCCACAAGCCCTGGGGCTTGTCGCGCCGACAACATGCTCGGCCGTTTGAACATCACCTGGACCATGGGTTACCAAAAGGATGTCAACGGCAATCCTGTATTGTATGACGCAGCGACTGGACTTGTATCACCAACCGGTACGCGGATTATGTATGACCGCCTTTACTCATACGGCGGCCGATCATTTTCCATATTCGACGAGAATGGGGCCTTGGTGTTTGACTCCGGAGCAGAGTTTGAAAAATTCTTCGCCAGTGACGAATGCATGGCTGGCAGCGCCCGAAATATCCCCTGCAAAGACTTCTTCAATTCTGGTCACGATGAAGGCAATGCACTGGACAGCCGTAGCGATGCCAAGGGTCCGGAACCGGAGGGTATCGCAATTGGCACGGTGGGTACCAAAACCTATGCCTTCATCGGTTTGGAACGGTTTGGTGGGGTATTGATTTACGACATCACAAACCCTGCGGCACCATTCCGCGTGGATTACCTGAACACCCGTGAAATTTGGGACATGGAACCCGAAGATGCGACAACGCCAGAGCAACTTGCCGCCTTCGGGGACCTCGGCCCTGAAGGACTGGTGTTTATCGCAGCAGCCGATTCTCCAACTGGTAATGACCTGCTGGTTGTGAGCAGTGAAGTGAGTGGTACCACAAGTACTTATTCACTGAATTTGCCAAGGTAA
- a CDS encoding TRAP transporter large permease: MKKELYFGIAIMAMILIGVAIAMPAPSEMTDGHLGLLMLSLVVVAIMLGFPTAFTLMGMGVIFTYFAYDGNIQKTLDLMVQSTYKVMTNDVLISVPLFVFMGYLVERANLIEKLFKSLHLAMARLPGALGVATLVTCAIFATATGIVGAVVTLMGLLAMPSMLKAGYDTKMAAGAITAGGCLGILIPPSVLLIVYGATAGVSVVQLYAGALFPGLMLTSMYIAYIIIRAKINPKCAPPLSEEERRVPLSPVLDSLKRTYGSSRAVSALVNGLKGRREGNLTGGQVAGQLFVAMIPAIFAAFILGLVYSSLTAPKEAAFDTSGLVSFGSGYESSGSSNYDFGLEEPAGAETTEAAAAPAVEEPVAKEAAAEAESTPAPTTFWIWLMAIVAVLGYYYSRLSFERLEVFKMLLTSFFPLAILIGAVLGSIVMGLATPSEAAALGAFGGLLLAAGYRQLSFPVLRESAFLTSKTTAMVCWLFVGSSIFSAAFALLGGQELVETWVLSLGLTPIEFLLLSQVIIFLLGWPLEWTEIIVIFMPIFIPLLPYFDVDPLFFGLLVALNLQTAFLSPPVAMAAFYLKGVSPPGVTLNQIFMGMIPFMFIQIFAMFVLYVFPQIGMWLPSVLYR; this comes from the coding sequence ATGAAAAAAGAACTATATTTTGGTATTGCCATCATGGCGATGATCCTGATCGGGGTCGCCATTGCAATGCCTGCGCCATCGGAAATGACAGACGGCCACTTGGGCCTGCTAATGCTCTCGCTGGTGGTTGTGGCCATCATGCTGGGCTTTCCAACCGCTTTTACCCTGATGGGCATGGGCGTAATTTTCACCTACTTCGCTTACGACGGGAACATACAGAAAACGCTCGACCTGATGGTTCAGTCCACCTACAAGGTGATGACCAACGACGTGCTGATTTCAGTACCCCTGTTCGTATTCATGGGTTACCTGGTTGAACGCGCAAACCTGATCGAGAAACTGTTCAAATCGTTACACCTCGCCATGGCCCGCTTGCCTGGCGCTTTGGGCGTTGCAACGCTGGTAACCTGCGCAATTTTCGCGACTGCGACCGGTATTGTGGGCGCGGTAGTTACCTTGATGGGTCTGCTGGCCATGCCCAGCATGTTGAAAGCGGGTTACGACACCAAAATGGCTGCTGGTGCAATTACCGCAGGCGGCTGTTTGGGTATTTTGATTCCACCTTCAGTGCTGTTGATCGTGTACGGCGCAACGGCCGGTGTTTCAGTAGTTCAGTTGTACGCTGGTGCGCTGTTTCCTGGTTTGATGCTGACAAGCATGTACATCGCCTACATCATCATCCGCGCGAAAATCAACCCAAAATGTGCGCCCCCTCTGTCTGAGGAAGAACGCCGTGTGCCGCTAAGCCCTGTACTTGATTCGTTGAAGCGCACTTACGGTAGCAGCCGTGCAGTGTCTGCCTTGGTGAATGGCTTGAAAGGGCGTCGTGAAGGCAACCTGACCGGTGGTCAAGTCGCTGGCCAGTTGTTTGTTGCGATGATCCCCGCAATTTTTGCTGCCTTCATTTTGGGCTTGGTGTATTCATCACTGACTGCTCCCAAAGAAGCTGCATTTGACACCTCAGGCTTGGTGAGTTTTGGTTCCGGTTACGAAAGCTCCGGCAGCAGCAACTATGACTTTGGTCTGGAAGAGCCTGCTGGCGCCGAAACCACCGAAGCTGCGGCAGCGCCTGCAGTGGAAGAACCTGTGGCAAAAGAAGCTGCTGCTGAAGCTGAATCAACTCCTGCACCCACAACCTTCTGGATTTGGTTAATGGCGATTGTGGCTGTATTGGGATACTACTATTCACGCCTCAGCTTTGAGCGCCTGGAAGTATTCAAAATGCTGCTGACCTCATTCTTCCCACTGGCGATTTTGATCGGCGCTGTGTTGGGCAGTATCGTGATGGGCTTGGCCACACCTTCGGAAGCAGCCGCATTGGGCGCTTTCGGTGGCTTGTTGCTTGCTGCCGGCTATCGTCAACTCAGCTTTCCTGTGCTGCGAGAATCCGCCTTCCTCACCTCCAAAACAACCGCCATGGTGTGCTGGTTGTTCGTGGGTTCGTCCATTTTCTCTGCTGCATTCGCACTGCTGGGTGGGCAAGAACTGGTTGAAACATGGGTGCTTTCTTTGGGCCTGACCCCCATTGAATTCCTGCTGCTGTCACAAGTGATTATTTTCTTGTTGGGTTGGCCTTTGGAATGGACAGAAATCATCGTGATTTTCATGCCGATTTTCATTCCACTGCTGCCCTACTTTGACGTAGACCCGCTGTTCTTCGGCTTGCTGGTCGCACTGAATTTGCAGACAGCCTTCCTGTCTCCACCCGTGGCCATGGCGGCGTTTTACCTGAAGGGTGTATCACCACCCGGCGTCACCTTGAACCAGATTTTTATGGGCATGATTCCCTTCATGTTCATTCAGATCTTCGCCATGTTCGTGCTGTACGTATTCCCACAGATCGGCATGTGGCTGCCAAGCGTGTTGTACAGATAA
- a CDS encoding flavin-containing monooxygenase, which produces MSEYTVVIIGSGFGGQCAAINLKKRGIEDFIMLERRDFMGGTWCQNSYPGAAVDVQSLLYSIESEPYDWSQMFAEGAELQQYTEHVITKHGLREKTRTNSNVQRTEWHENEQRWYVHLQTGDVIKAQFVINASGPLSTPVIPNFKGRDTFKGKTFHTNAWDQQYDHKGKRVAIIGSGASAAQVIPAIASEVGHLHVFQRSPHWVLPRPDRVFKPWQRALLKVEPISKLARSAIYWGLESRVIAFKYSDFALKNIAQREALHHIKKQIKDPALRKKVTPDFTIGCKRIILSNTLYPAYCRPNVSLHDKTDGIAEINETGIKTLSGEQIELDCIVYSTGYDATDGVISYPVVGKGGTKLADVWNEFPRAYLGTTVPQFPNLFIVTGPNTGIGHTSAIFVIEAQMHYIMRAIAEVKAKKAAAIEVKPQAEERYTTHIHSEMEKTVWKRGGCTSWYKSKSGHVVAMFPGFSYTYLRMARNFKMNDHVLQAPLAQQQPLHSDESALLTEGAAA; this is translated from the coding sequence ATGAGTGAATACACGGTGGTCATCATTGGCAGTGGTTTCGGTGGGCAGTGCGCGGCAATTAATTTGAAAAAACGTGGCATTGAAGATTTCATCATGCTCGAGCGCCGGGACTTCATGGGGGGCACCTGGTGCCAAAATTCGTACCCTGGCGCCGCCGTTGATGTTCAATCGCTGTTGTATTCAATTGAAAGCGAACCTTACGACTGGAGCCAAATGTTTGCTGAAGGTGCAGAACTTCAGCAATACACCGAGCACGTGATCACCAAGCATGGCCTGCGTGAGAAAACCCGTACCAACAGCAATGTGCAGCGCACCGAGTGGCACGAGAACGAACAACGCTGGTATGTACATTTGCAAACAGGCGATGTGATCAAGGCGCAGTTTGTGATTAACGCTTCTGGCCCCTTGAGTACACCCGTGATTCCGAACTTCAAGGGACGCGATACATTCAAAGGAAAGACTTTTCACACCAATGCCTGGGATCAGCAATACGACCACAAAGGCAAACGCGTCGCCATTATTGGCAGTGGTGCCAGCGCGGCACAGGTGATCCCCGCCATTGCGTCTGAAGTAGGGCATTTGCATGTATTTCAACGTTCACCCCATTGGGTACTGCCGCGACCAGACCGTGTATTCAAGCCCTGGCAGCGCGCTTTGCTGAAAGTGGAGCCCATTAGCAAATTGGCTCGTTCAGCAATTTATTGGGGATTGGAAAGCCGTGTTATTGCATTCAAGTACTCTGACTTCGCATTGAAGAACATTGCACAGCGCGAGGCACTGCACCACATCAAGAAGCAGATTAAAGACCCTGCACTGCGTAAGAAAGTAACACCCGATTTCACCATTGGCTGCAAACGGATTATTTTAAGCAACACGCTGTACCCCGCTTATTGCCGCCCCAACGTAAGCTTGCACGACAAGACCGACGGCATTGCCGAGATCAATGAAACCGGCATCAAGACACTGAGCGGCGAGCAGATTGAGCTGGACTGCATTGTGTATTCCACGGGTTACGATGCCACTGACGGTGTAATTTCCTACCCGGTGGTGGGCAAGGGCGGCACCAAACTGGCCGATGTGTGGAATGAGTTTCCACGCGCTTATTTGGGCACCACCGTGCCGCAGTTTCCCAACCTGTTTATCGTGACTGGTCCGAATACCGGTATTGGGCATACCTCAGCAATTTTTGTGATTGAAGCGCAGATGCATTACATCATGCGTGCCATTGCTGAAGTGAAAGCGAAAAAAGCCGCTGCCATTGAGGTGAAGCCGCAAGCCGAAGAGCGCTACACCACCCACATTCACAGCGAGATGGAAAAAACCGTTTGGAAACGCGGTGGTTGTACCAGTTGGTACAAAAGCAAAAGCGGCCATGTGGTGGCCATGTTTCCCGGCTTCAGTTACACATACCTGCGAATGGCCAGGAATTTCAAGAT
- a CDS encoding CmpA/NrtA family ABC transporter substrate-binding protein — translation MSNKPTDKKTELSETRRTFIKQSAAVWGSTLLAGFGAPSIVMAQSTKLETTKAKLGFIALSDAAPLFVADEKGFFKKHGMTDVEVLKQSSWGTTRDNLVLGSAGNGIDGAHLLTPMAYLLTTGAITTNNIPVPMNILCRLNLDGQGISVSNEFKDLKVGTNATEFKAALAAKKGGGKPVSAAMTFPGGTHDLWIRYWMAAAGIDPNNSVSTIVVPPPQMVANMKVGSMDAFCVGEPWNLQLIHQKIGYTAVTTGELWNNHPEKALSLRADYVQANPNSTKAILKAVMEAQMFCDDPANKDEVAKICSQRRWINAPVGDIIERMKGQFDYGTGRLEDNSKHLMKYWSNQASYPFQSHDLWFITENQRWGYLPSKLDTNALIKKVNREDIWRAAAKELGVAAKDIPTSTSRGVEKFFDGKVFDPKNPKAYLDSLAIKALKA, via the coding sequence ATGAGCAACAAACCAACAGACAAAAAAACCGAGTTGTCGGAAACACGTCGCACGTTTATCAAACAATCTGCAGCGGTGTGGGGTTCAACCCTGCTGGCTGGTTTTGGCGCCCCCTCCATCGTCATGGCCCAGTCCACCAAACTGGAAACCACAAAAGCCAAGTTGGGATTCATTGCACTTTCCGATGCTGCACCATTGTTTGTGGCTGATGAAAAAGGGTTCTTCAAAAAGCACGGCATGACCGATGTTGAAGTGTTGAAGCAGTCTTCTTGGGGCACCACCCGCGACAACCTGGTACTGGGCTCGGCAGGCAACGGCATTGACGGCGCACACCTGCTGACACCCATGGCCTACCTGCTCACCACTGGTGCCATCACCACCAACAATATTCCGGTGCCAATGAATATTCTGTGCCGCTTGAACCTGGACGGCCAAGGGATCTCAGTGAGCAATGAATTCAAAGACCTGAAAGTAGGCACAAACGCCACGGAGTTCAAGGCAGCACTGGCAGCCAAAAAAGGCGGCGGCAAACCTGTTAGCGCAGCAATGACTTTCCCGGGTGGCACGCACGACTTGTGGATCCGCTACTGGATGGCTGCTGCGGGCATCGACCCCAATAACAGCGTATCCACCATTGTGGTTCCTCCACCCCAGATGGTCGCCAATATGAAAGTGGGCAGCATGGATGCATTCTGTGTGGGCGAGCCCTGGAACCTCCAGCTGATTCACCAGAAAATTGGCTACACCGCGGTCACCACAGGCGAGCTTTGGAACAACCACCCAGAAAAAGCGCTCAGCTTGCGTGCGGATTATGTGCAAGCCAACCCGAATTCAACTAAGGCCATTCTGAAAGCGGTCATGGAAGCGCAAATGTTCTGCGATGACCCAGCCAACAAAGATGAGGTCGCGAAAATCTGTTCACAGCGACGCTGGATCAACGCACCGGTGGGCGACATTATTGAGCGCATGAAAGGTCAATTCGATTATGGCACTGGCCGCCTTGAAGACAACAGCAAGCACTTGATGAAGTACTGGAGCAATCAGGCGTCCTATCCATTCCAAAGCCATGACCTATGGTTCATCACTGAAAACCAGCGCTGGGGCTACCTGCCCAGCAAGCTGGATACCAACGCGCTGATCAAGAAAGTGAACCGCGAAGACATCTGGAGAGCTGCGGCGAAAGAACTGGGCGTTGCTGCGAAGGACATTCCGACCAGCACATCTCGCGGCGTCGAAAAATTCTTCGACGGCAAGGTGTTTGATCCGAAAAATCCAAAGGCATACCTCGACAGCTTGGCGATTAAAGCGTTGAAGGCCTGA
- a CDS encoding ABC transporter ATP-binding protein, translating to MSDRFLSISQVQMRFERNGIVNPVLKDINLEVNRGEYISLIGHSGCGKSTVLNIIAGLLTASEGVVIVDNREVNSPGPDRALVFQNHSLLPWLTVYQNVEIAVEKIFKGKKSKTEQREWILHNLDMVNMSHALDRLPSEISGGMKQRVGIARALAMEPKVLLLDEPFGALDALTRAHLQDEVMRIQNELKNTVVMITHDVDEAVLLSDRIVMMTNGPSATIGQILDIDLPRPRDRLALADDPTYNHYRHEVLSFLHEKQRKVEAIDKHRQVKAKTDSKVSASA from the coding sequence ATGAGCGATCGTTTCCTGAGTATTTCCCAAGTGCAAATGCGTTTTGAGCGCAATGGCATCGTGAACCCGGTGTTGAAAGACATCAACCTGGAAGTGAACCGTGGCGAATACATTTCCCTGATTGGCCACTCGGGTTGTGGAAAGTCCACCGTGCTGAACATCATTGCGGGTTTGCTGACCGCCAGCGAGGGTGTCGTGATTGTCGACAATCGCGAAGTGAACTCACCAGGCCCTGACCGTGCGCTGGTGTTTCAAAACCATTCCCTGCTGCCCTGGCTCACCGTGTATCAGAACGTTGAAATTGCAGTTGAAAAAATCTTCAAAGGCAAAAAAAGCAAAACTGAGCAACGGGAATGGATTCTGCACAACCTTGACATGGTGAACATGAGCCATGCACTGGATCGCCTGCCCTCCGAAATTTCAGGCGGTATGAAGCAGCGCGTGGGTATTGCCCGTGCCCTGGCCATGGAACCCAAGGTGTTGCTGCTGGATGAACCTTTCGGCGCACTGGACGCACTCACCCGCGCCCACCTGCAAGATGAAGTCATGCGCATTCAAAACGAGTTGAAAAACACGGTGGTGATGATTACGCACGATGTAGACGAAGCCGTGTTGTTGTCCGATCGTATCGTGATGATGACCAACGGCCCTTCAGCCACCATTGGTCAAATTCTGGACATCGACTTGCCCCGCCCCCGTGACCGCTTGGCCCTGGCCGACGACCCCACCTACAACCACTACCGGCATGAAGTACTCAGCTTCCTGCACGAGAAACAACGCAAGGTTGAAGCCATCGATAAACACCGGCAGGTGAAAGCCAAAACAGATTCAAAGGTAAGCGCAAGCGCATAA
- a CDS encoding TRAP transporter small permease subunit — protein sequence MLAFLHLVDKISTKIGHLFAWTIVLLTGIIVYEVFTRYVLNSPNPWVFDASYILYGILFMMAGAYTLATNGHVRGDILYGFLEPRTQAILDLILYFVFFFPGIIALTYAGYTFADEAWAIKEMSSITADGPPIYPFKAFIPLAGFFLLLQGVVEVIRCIMCIKDGAWPKREDDVEEVDVEKLKASLGKN from the coding sequence ATGTTAGCTTTCCTTCATTTGGTCGACAAAATTTCCACCAAGATCGGTCACCTGTTTGCCTGGACCATCGTGTTGTTGACCGGAATTATCGTGTACGAAGTGTTCACGCGGTACGTGCTGAACAGCCCCAACCCTTGGGTATTCGACGCATCCTATATTCTCTACGGCATCCTGTTCATGATGGCAGGGGCTTATACATTGGCCACCAACGGCCATGTGCGCGGAGACATTCTGTACGGCTTTCTTGAGCCCAGAACACAAGCCATTCTCGACCTGATTCTATATTTCGTTTTCTTCTTCCCCGGCATCATCGCATTGACCTACGCAGGTTACACATTCGCTGACGAAGCCTGGGCCATCAAGGAAATGTCATCCATCACCGCCGACGGACCACCCATTTACCCGTTCAAGGCCTTCATCCCACTGGCCGGTTTCTTTTTGCTGCTGCAAGGCGTTGTGGAAGTAATCCGCTGCATCATGTGCATCAAGGATGGCGCATGGCCCAAGCGTGAAGACGACGTGGAAGAAGTGGACGTAGAGAAGTTGAAAGCCTCTCTCGGCAAGAATTAA